The following are encoded together in the Girardinichthys multiradiatus isolate DD_20200921_A chromosome X, DD_fGirMul_XY1, whole genome shotgun sequence genome:
- the LOC124862776 gene encoding forkhead box protein D1-like → MTLGLEGIVMEDIVIDVVGEGLKDSGEEQLSLSEESRSEQERSAETSCSQTEDPVCPPPTKTKTPASVKPPYSYIALITMAILQSPKKRLTLSEICDFINHRFAYYREKFPAWQNSIRHNLSLNDCFVKMPREPGNPGKGNYWTLDPNSSDMFENGSFLRRRKRFKRQHFRFDPLKDQHLEPNGLHCFTHGAYGLGAAALQLPGLEIYPFLHHHHHTPSPCGSAAIPPVSSILPALSTFFSRSALTAKAFLQSQPRLDAFSPAQCAAYSPPLTSSAPYAPHCLFHPAASPQLLGLSQEYQKLQTQRSSGELTKHINANNE, encoded by the coding sequence ATGACATTAGGTTTAGAAGGTATTGTCATGGAGGATATTGTTATCGACGTGGTGGGGGAAGGACTGAAAGACAGCGGAGAAGAGCAGCTTTCACTTTCAGAGGAGTCTCGGAGCGAGCAGGAACGCAGCGCGGAGACTTCCTGCAGCCAGACCGAAGATCCGGTGTGTCCTCCTCCTACTAAAACCAAAACCCCCGCGTCCGTGAAGCCCCCATACTCGTATATTGCTCTGATAACCATGGCCATACTGCAGAGCCCAAAGAAACGCCTCACCCTCAGTGAGATATGTGACTTCATCAACCACCGCTTCGCTTATTATCGGGAAAAATTCCCAGCCTGGCAGAACTCTATCAGACACAATCTGTCCTTGAATGACTGCTTTGTAAAGATGCCCAGAGAGCCCGGAAACCCTGGCAAAGGGAACTACTGGACGCTGGATCCAAATTCTTCCGATATGTTTGAGAACGGGAGCTTCCTGCGGCGGAGGAAGCGCTTTAAGCGGCAGCATTTTCGCTTCGATCCGCTAAAGGACCAGCACCTGGAGCCGAACGGGCTTCACTGCTTTACACACGGCGCTTATGGCCTCGGTGCGGCGGCTCTGCAGCTACCCGGTCTGGAGATCTACCCCTTCCTCCACCACCATCATCATACTCCTTCTCCGTGTGGCTCCGCCGCCATCCCACCTGTCAGCAGCATCCTGCCGGCTCTGTCTACCTTCTTCTCCCGCAGCGCCCTCACAGCCAAGGCCTTCCTGCAGTCACAACCGAGATTGGACGCCTTCTCCCCGGCCCAGTGCGCTGCGTATTCCCCTCCTCTCACCTCCAGCGCTCCTTACGCGCCCCATTGTCTCTTCCACCCGGCAGCTTCTCCTCAGCTCCTCGGTTTGTCCCAGGAGTACCAGAAACTACAGACTCAGCGGAGCAGCGGAGAACTAACCAAACACATCAACGCCAATAACGAATAA